A region from the Corylus avellana chromosome ca7, CavTom2PMs-1.0 genome encodes:
- the LOC132186577 gene encoding uncharacterized protein LOC132186577 translates to MAPLNVIKRPILRDYEKANAADDPVNRERLEHHSRWVKPDSGWVKVNVDAALDKKGGKMGFGLIMRDHEGQVIVAKNIMRLGTWKPAVAEVLAVYFGVISGQVQRVQQLIVEGVAKQITDAIQDEGQNHSLLGRLIDDVRLGLNAIPKLKVEHVNREANKVAHRLAKLALTQANDIVWLEEGPLCIRDIVLTEQLPGQ, encoded by the exons ATGGCCCCTCTAAATGTGATCAAACGTCCCATTCTTCGA GATTATGAAAAAGCGAATGCAGCTGATGACCCAGTAAACAGGGAGAGGCTGGAGCACCATTCCAGATGGGTTAAACCTGATAGTGGATGGGTTAAAGTGAATGTTGATGCAGCCCTAGACAAGAAaggtggcaaaatgggttttGGGCTAATCATGCGTGATCATGAAGGTCAAGTAATAGTGGCCAAGAATATTATGAGGTTAGGAACGTGGAAACCAGCAGTTGCAGAGGTTCTGGCTGTCTACTTTGGTGTCATTTCTGGCCAAGTACAAAGAGTGCAACAACTGATTGTGGAAGGGGTTGCTAAGCAAATAACAGATGCCATTCAAGATGAGGGCCAAAATCATAGCCTTTTAGGCCGTTTGATTGATGATGTTAGGCTTGGTCTTAATGCTATCCCTAAGTTGAAAGTAGAGCATGTGAATCGTGAGGCGAATAAGGTGGCTCATAGATTAGCAAAATTGGCTCTTACACAAGCCAATGATATTGTATGGTTGGAAGAGGGTCCCCTTTGTATTCGAGACATTGTATTGACAGAGCAATTGCCTGGTCAATGA
- the LOC132188480 gene encoding uncharacterized protein LOC132188480, whose amino-acid sequence MGNWFDSVRGLWSKAARRCSQYFLETPGKRWASAALLVFSIVLLTSSFIYWTDVRAITGTFFFKTSTSSSRTPPNKPPVKLKCINEALTLTCPTNYPVKYESKASTWAVACPEYFRWIREDLRPWRDTGITRQMVERGNKYGDLRLVIVKGKAYVKMYRKAFQTRDVFTVWGILQLLRLYPGKVPDLELLFACGDRPVVKKRDYHATYAPPVFHYCVDDESLDIPFPDWSFWGWGEINIRPWGTMLWGLREANKRIRWKDRKPYAFWKGNPSTSGRRADLMKCNVSDKQDWNARVYAQDWRKETEQGFKQSHLEDQCTHRYKIFIEGVAWSVSDKYILGCDSMTLLVKPKYFDFFTRSLVAKQHYWPISPSNLCRDIKFAVDWGNNNTDKAQAIGKAASKFIQEDLKMEFVYDYTYHLLREYAKLMRFTPTIPPGAVEVCSETMACPQNGPWRQFMMESMVMSPKDTLPCTMPSSTSSSSP is encoded by the exons ATGGGAAATTGGTTCGATTCAGTTCGTGGGCTTTGGTCAAAAGCAGCTCGACGGTGCAGCCAATATTTCTTAGAGACTCCGGGGAAGAGATGGGCCTCCGCCGCCCTTCTCGTCTTCTCCATCGTCCTCCTCACCAGCAGCTTCATCTATTGGACTGATGTT CGTGCTATAACTGGAACTTTCTTCTTCAAGACGTCTACTTCCAGCAGCAGGACTCCTCCCAATAAGCCGCCGGTCAAACTCAAGTGCATCAACGAGGCCTTAACGTTAACGTGCCCAACCAACTACCCCGTGAAATATGAGAGCAAGGCGTCCACATGGGCTGTGGCGTGCCCAGAGTACTTCCGGTGGATCCGCGAAGATCTACGGCCGTGGAGGGACACGGGAATCACGAGGCAGATGGTGGAAAGAGGAAACAAATATGGAGATTTAAGGCTCGTGATCGTCAAGGGGAAGGCCTACGTTAAGATGTATAGGAAGGCTTTTCAAACAAGAGACGTGTTTACAGTATGGGGGATTTTGCAGCTTCTGAGGCTGTACCCTGGGAAAGTACCGGACCTGGAGCTCTTGTTTGCGTGCGGTGACAGGCCTGTGGTAAAAAAACGTGACTACCATGCTACGTACGCGCCGCCGGTGTTTCATTATTGCGTAGACGATGAATCACTGGACATTCCCTTCCCTGATTGGTCCTTCTGGGGTTG GGGTGAGATAAATATAAGGCCATGGGGTACGATGTTGTGGGGTCTAAGGGAAGCGAACAAGAGGATAAGGTGGAAGGATAGAAAACCCTATGCTTTCTGGAAAGGGAACCCATCTACCTCCGGGAGAAGAGCTGACCTTATGAAATGCAATGTCTCCGACAAACAAGATTGGAATGCTCGGGTATATGCGC AGGATTGGCGAAAAGAAACTGAACAAGGATTCAAGCAGTCACATCTAGAAGATCAATGCACCCACAG GTATAAAATATTCATAGAAGGAGTAGCATGGTCAGTGAGTGATAAGTACATTTTGGGTTGTGATTCCATGACATTGCTAGTGAAGCCCAAGTATTTTGACTTCTTCACAAGAAGCTTGGTGGCAAAGCAACACTACTGGCCCATCAGCCCCTCAAATCTGTGCAGAGATATTAAGTTTGCCGTCGATTGGGGCAATAATAACACTGATAAG GCACAAGCAATTGGAAAAGCGGCAAGCAAATTCATTCAAGAGgatttgaagatggagtttgtgTACGATTACACTTATCACTTGTTAAGAGAATACGCAAAGCTGATGAGATTTACACCAACAATTCCTC